The Alnus glutinosa chromosome 8, dhAlnGlut1.1, whole genome shotgun sequence DNA segment agatgatttttttttttttcgtttggtttTTTCCGATCATACACATTAATtgacaaactatatatatattaaaattgatttgtctaatttttatttaaaatcataaatttgaaagcctctaattaattaatttcaagaaACTAATAACTTTGGTTTCTTTTCCAAACTATAGGATAAGCTTTAAAgtaacaaacttttttttttttttttttaataaatgtctacatgttaatttttattcttctaaGGGCTTGAAAGTTTGCATGAGCACATATTTGTATGACCGAGTATATGTTAGTGATCTGTTCTCAATGATTGAAGGACTAGCAAACTTCGGTCCAGGGGTTAAAGATCATTTTCATTTACGTTTCAGATTAAATTTTACTGATTTAATGATGTATATATtgtcaaattatttaaaattttaaatgacatgacgTTATAAGATAtggcaaaataaaatattaatcgTAGAGGCCAGTAATTCCATTTACTAAAAGCCCCCTCATGCCCAACAAAGCCCCACTCAAGCCTAATAGAACTTATTACCCTCGAACTTTGGAAGATCCAATATATTCGCCCCCAGGACGGTCTGTGCCTAGCGGGTTATCCCTCTCTCGGGGATGGCCCGAATTAACAACGGTCTCCAGATTGACGGTCGCTTGCTTGCTCAATGAACACACACACGTTGTGGGAGGACCATAAAAGAAAAGGTACGTACCTTGAGTATCCCTCTAGTTATAGTCTTACGTACCTATTTAGACTTGGCCGAATAAGGGAAGGATTCGTGGGAGCACCAGTGACCCGCCTAAGGATAGCAATTCATGAGAATATATAACATCTTCCATATTGGACCTTGACCTATGATCCTTGCCATAACTAGCCTACTTGCCTTAACAACGGCATTCCTATAATTAGTAGAGGTGTCAAGCCATGCACACTATCCCTTTTCACTCTCTTACCTCCCAATGCATTCTTTAAACATCATACTAACTTAGGCATTAGAGTGTCTTCCGCTTATATGTACCTTCAATGAGTCACCTATGTctgtttttttgcttttgcaAGTCTCTTTACCTGAATTATCGACGTGCGGTCAATTGTACCAACACATCCTATTCATCCATCCAGATCGCAGCGATATTGCAAAGTATGAATAGttgttcaaattgttaaattattaattaaatgattaaatttatcattttttatcaacttaattttttaaataagtaatgatttaatatgatattaaatctaagGCCATAAATTCAAACTTTTACCCTACAATTTACTCTTCCTTTGGTTAAATCATTTCGGCTTTAAGctttaaaataaatgatgagttaacaaaaattactctctttttttttttttttttttttttgtcggtgATCTGGAATCTGGATCCCAAGGAATGTCGACGTACCTCAACTTGATTTATGGTTGTCGTACGGGATATCAATCTTTTTCCTATACTGCAGGCCGGTTATTATGGCCTTTTTGACTTGTAAAGAATAAACAGGAAGGAacattaaaagattttttttttggcttttttttctttttcatctttccTATATTATTTTGCCGGTTAAAATTATCTCTCCATTTATTCTGAATATATTTACCATTTCTTTGTTGCATTTAAGGCATTGATGGGACATCTTAAAAAGCAAGCAAGACgacttaaacctttttttttttttccctttctttttctgcaTAAATTGTGGCTCtcaatatttggaaaaaaaaaaaaaaaaaaaaaggaaaagaagtggCTCTCAATAGTTGGAGATACTAAAATAATGGCTCTTAATTAAGTTCATTATATACAGCAACAGTTTAACATGATTTTTGTTCatgcacacagagagagagagagaagattaaATTGGAATTACCCAAAATAATTCATTAACATAGAGAAAGGAACTAAGCAAAGGCCCCTCTTCTTCAGTTCTGTGCAGTCACTATCTCTCCCAATAAAACCCATTTCAGTACTTCTCCCCTCTATCTGTCCTGAAGCACTTCCTTTCTCCTATAAAAACAACATACAAAAGGCTCCTTGTAATTAGGtgatcatataatatatatgattgagaaagccataaaaaaaaaaaaaaaaaaaaattaacaaggaaTAATTAATAGATATTAATGTTTTACCTGACATATTTCTGTATTATAGTTCCGTTTTGCAATATTCAGATTACAAACCTACCGaaacagaaaagagaaaaaaaaaaattgatcatttTCCATACAAGATCAAAGAATGcgaatatgaaaaaaaaaaaaaaaaaaaagaagaagaaaagaattctGACCTTGGGACTGCTGACAGGAGAACTAGCAGTATCCTCTAGAGCATCATCAACCAAAGCTCCGATTGTTTTCCTCTTCTTGAAGCTCAATCTTTTACTACTGATCTTATCCAAAGACTTTTTTCCGGCAAAAGAAGCAGCATCAGAAACAAGAGAAGAGCTTTTAAAACGGGAAGAGCAATAGCTGTGTTCTTCttcgttgttgttgttgttgactAAGAAATCTTCAAAGTAGACAGTCCAGCCACTCTCCTCTGGAGATCTTTCATTGGAAGAGAGGGCTTTGCTCATAGAATTAGTTGAGTTCTCCATCCAAAAAGCAagagaagatgaaagaaaagataattgaATGAGGTTTGAGACTTGAGAGAAGACCTCTTAAAGGAAagcacctatatatatatatatatatatagagagagagagagagagagagagagagagagaatcctgAAGCATATGAGTTGGTAATATTGGTGTGGGACATAGGAAGTTGGGGAAGTTAAAACTTAGATTAtgctagagagagagggagagagagagagagagagaatcctgAAGCATATGAGTTGGTAATATTGGTGTGGGACATAGGAAGTTGGGGAAGTTAAAACTTGGATTatgctagagagagagagagagagagagagacagactgACAGAGAGTTTgacattgttatatatatatatatgaaagaagaTTAGATATGTACGCATGCACCAACAGAGGATtgacaaagattttttttagggtGGACTTACCAGATTTCTACCAAATGCGGTGAAGCAGCCACAGAATTCACTTAATTAAAGCGACCTTGTACCAGTATGGTCATTTTGTTAATCTCAGGAGAAGttgttatttcttctttttatatatatatatatatatatattcggttATTCTACGTAAATAGATCCATTAGTTTCACAATGATGTAGATtgcatatataatattatatctTCTTTTTCAAACAATATTCCATTCTAAGACCTACTCAGACCATGACCACTACCCACTTTTGCCACTGAACCACGGATCTGTGCTAGCTGTAGATCGAAGATGTTtggttttgttaatttttggcAACCTAATTATGATGATGAGAGATTTTTAATATTCTCCTCTCTCTCATAAATAAGAACCTCTTCTTGCTTATAACCCATGCACCTACCCACAGTTATAATATACtagtatctatatatataaaatttatcattgaatttgaaagATTCACGTGTGGGttcataaattcaattgtgAATTTACGTATTTCTTATAcggatgtggacaataaatgggTACAagaatgaaaacaaatttacttataaaaaaaaacatttctctagaatatatattgataagaataaaaatcatttatcataaaagggaatttgtttaattatcagattgattaattaattgttatcaGGTTTAGTTATCTTATTTTCACCCATTCCAATATTTAATTATCTTATAAATAGGAGTCGATCATTTCTAATATAAATATcatcaagaaaatatatataagaggaCATAAATGTAGCTCTACTGGACTCTTTTCCTAGTGGTAAACATGTACGTGTATCTAACACAGAACCACCCATAAATTCTAGTCTtcatttttctccattttttttttccgcttAATTTCctattttgttttccattttatCATAAGTTTCTCCCGCTACAATGTTAAGTTAAAACTAATCCATAGAATAATGGACACAGTAGTACTTCTAGAGTAAATTAATGCTAGAAGATAGACTTTTGCCCATTCAAAagtgatgtaatttttaaaataactattgCATCAAAGTTCAATAGtgattcattttaaatttagctaatgataattttaaaagtcacatcactTTTAGATGGacaataagaaaacaaaagttttctttctagcattactcgtatTTCTACTAACTGCAACAGTTTTTGCCATATATTATACTTAAACATCTATCTTTATTAACTGGATTAGATAACTACTAGTATTTTATACCATCACGAAAATTATATACTAAGCATCTTTTTCAGGACACTATATATAAGTAGCTTGGGGTCATGATCAGATAGGATTGGAATTCAATCTTTTGGTCAAAATTTCCTTTCCAGCCATCCAAACACACCTTATAAACCAACTTGCTATTGATCCCATGAAGCATGGATCGCAACATTACATTCTCGATCTGCACTATCTCGTGAGAAATAGAAATGCTTTTAATTTGGTCGATCACCACGCACGTTCGTTCCAACTTTTTTCTTGGTCATCCGTTGAAAACCAATTAAGATGGCCCCCATGCATCATggatgaattatatatatatatatatgtattgagAATATTGACTTCGGCtacaaacaaacataaaatataacgagaaatttgtttttttggaaaactaaaATAGCTTATATATAACTTGTAGGGCTTTTGTTGCCTACTTGTTTAATTAATGACCAGTTTGGTATTTCGCTgacgttgatttttttttttttttttaatagtttttgcGGTCGACCCAATATACCTCATCATAGATTGCATTAcgattggtttttcttttttaattaataaacttTACACCTCTAGGATATATGAAGGGATGCCACATAATTGGGAACATATAAACAACATATTCTTTGTTTTGATCGAtgataaactatatatatttggttttacGATAATTAATGTATGTACAAGGCACAAAATTAAAGGAAAGATATTTAATTTgagtaaaattaaaaagaaagggaaagacATCAAAGTTCAAACTTCCAAGTTTtgaaaactcactacaaaaaaaaggcaaattctggacggtttttaaaaccgtctagaattaaatttttacagacggttttcaaaaaaccgtccgtaaaaaaataaattacgacggttttaaaaaaaccgtctgtaaatttacagacagttttgaaaaaccgtctgaaaatgtaaatttttagacggttttaataaaaccgtcagtaaaattacagacggttttactTAAAACCGTCTACAAATTATTTTGCAGTCGGTTTAATTGAAACCGTCTGCAAAATTGCAGACGGTTTGAATTAAACCGACTGCATTTTTACAGactgcaattttatttttaaaaatatggagTCCATGTCATCGATCCGCACCTCAAATAAACCCCACATCTCGACTGTCTCTTTCATTTATCAACGACCCACAGTGTTTTTAAATCCCTCTTGGCCAAGATTTTCCCTAAGATCAGGCAAGGCGCGACTGAAGA contains these protein-coding regions:
- the LOC133875959 gene encoding vascular-related unknown protein 4-like, which produces MENSTNSMSKALSSNERSPEESGWTVYFEDFLVNNNNNEEEHSYCSSRFKSSSLVSDAASFAGKKSLDKISSKRLSFKKRKTIGALVDDALEDTASSPVSSPKVCNLNIAKRNYNTEICQEKGSASGQIEGRSTEMGFIGRDSDCTELKKRGLCLVPFSMLMNYFG